In the Mauremys mutica isolate MM-2020 ecotype Southern chromosome 26, ASM2049712v1, whole genome shotgun sequence genome, TAGGGCTGATCCggcccttcctcctcacagacgctctggccacccccacggcccagtacctcccattccccacctccacctcccagtaacgtcGCCCCGCGGTGAACCCCTCAGCGCCCAGCACGCAGTGACACGTGTCGAATCTCTCCGGCCTGTCAGGCAGGTCCTGCCACGCGTCTGCTCGTCTCACGCTTCTCCCGTCCTCCGACACGACGAGGAGGGGAtgggccgtgtctggatccagagtcacattcgctgggggggggggagagaaaagcgGAGGGTTAggggcagagcccagccctgggggaggccgGGACCCTTCCTCACGCTCCCCGGCAGCCCTGGACTGGCTGGGACGCTCCTGGATCCGGGGGAGCTCCCGGGCTCCTGACTGTCTCACACCCAGACACTGGACGGGAGAGACACGGAGGAGAGAGACTGAATCTGCAGGTAGGGGAGCTGAGGAGGAGGCTGGACACCGATTTACCCCCCCCtagggatccccctcccccagctggtcctttcttccttgtcctgggagaagggggaggacagggcactgggggggggaacGGCTCCAGACCCGAGAGTAAGGTCCATATCCTGGGAGGCAGCCCCTCGCCCGGCCCCAGAGAAGGGAGCCGCACGAAGGGAGCGGTCAGAAAGACCCCAGCCCAAGAGGAAGGGAGGATGCTGGAGAAAACACACTGAGCTCGTTAATACAACTTAATCGCGGAGTCACATGGGCTGAGAGAAGGTGTTTGGGGGCTGGTCAGTGACCATCTTCCTGACGATCAGTGCGTGTCTGAGTTGTGTGTTCACGTCACTTTAACAAGGAGTGTCCATCGGTGTATCTAGAACCACCAGGTGAACTCTCACCCTTCGTATACGACAAGAGCCTCTTCCAC is a window encoding:
- the LOC123356653 gene encoding thaicobrin-like isoform X8, which codes for MEQDWWKRLLSYTKANVTLDPDTAHPLLVVSEDGRSVRRADAWQDLPDRPERFDTCHCVLGAEGFTAGRRYWEVEVGNGRYWAVGVARASVRRKGRISPSPEEGIWAMGIHGRKGQCNVYHGFSTPGIRLISSESIQRIGVSLDYELGQVAFLDADWKSLLFSLPPASFHGERILPYFWVRGSPLGLCS